One window of the Halobacteriovorax sp. JY17 genome contains the following:
- a CDS encoding PAS domain S-box protein — protein MKNILSSLNIELFEALEIGLAINDLDGNLLYVNKAYSNLIGYTQAEVAELSYWEITPKKYTSMEEKQLELLESQKAYGPYDKEYIHKNGSLIPVRLNGKVIEIAGKSYIWSTVEDVSFSKSKEISANLESTADLIEKAVTEIFILDFANFKFLYVNEAARENIGYLMSELTSLTLEDVGHELRGEKFSQSIATLKTHEVDQLEIESKIVRKDGTKYDSVIKLKIASYQGKPCYVAYINDVTTIKSIERKRNEALVELDKSLQFQKVIQQGAAYAIIATTVDGIINSFNPAAERLLGYKQEDLIGKETPALFHDLEEVVERSEKYGKIINESIEPGFKTFKCLTDARIPNEDEWTYINKSGKRIPVLLSITALKDSKSVTTGYLGIAKDITERKLKEVALQNAIEEAERALEIKSEFLANMSHEVRTPMNGILGMTSLLMNDVKDKEVLEGLEIINKSALSLLGIINDILDLSKIESGKFKINPIHFSFKNLISDRIKVNKAALSGKSIKLESSYNRDVPDEIYADELRLEQVINNLLSNAIKFTFSGEIRITVDIEKGTDSKNYIICSVEDSGIGISKDQQENIFDSFTQADSTTTRRFGGTGLGLAITRNLVELMGGSIWLESTEGEGSLFTFKVPVEVSSQAKIRKNETKGLPYEATPIKTLVVEDNLVNQKVVCRLLSKLGITAEVAANGQECLEALRKQKFDLVLMDCHMPVLDGFEATRAILKEYKEDRPYIIAVTASAMSEDVARCHEVGMDSFVSKPVSINSIREALVKFKKSLK, from the coding sequence ATGAAAAATATATTAAGCAGTCTAAATATTGAGCTCTTCGAGGCCCTAGAGATAGGTCTTGCGATTAATGATTTAGATGGGAACCTCTTATATGTAAACAAGGCTTACTCAAACCTTATTGGGTACACACAGGCCGAGGTTGCAGAGCTTAGTTATTGGGAAATTACTCCAAAGAAATATACTTCAATGGAAGAGAAGCAACTAGAACTACTTGAGAGTCAAAAGGCCTACGGTCCATATGATAAAGAGTATATTCACAAAAATGGTTCCTTGATCCCTGTTAGACTTAATGGAAAGGTTATAGAGATAGCTGGTAAGAGCTATATTTGGTCGACAGTTGAAGATGTTAGCTTTTCAAAATCAAAAGAAATTTCTGCCAACCTAGAGAGCACTGCGGATCTAATAGAGAAGGCCGTGACCGAGATTTTTATTTTAGATTTCGCGAATTTTAAATTTTTATATGTGAATGAAGCTGCCCGTGAAAATATAGGCTACTTAATGAGTGAACTTACTTCGCTTACTCTTGAGGATGTAGGGCATGAGTTAAGAGGTGAGAAGTTTTCTCAATCAATTGCTACATTGAAGACTCATGAAGTAGATCAGTTAGAAATTGAATCAAAGATAGTAAGAAAAGATGGCACAAAATACGACTCTGTCATTAAGCTTAAAATTGCTAGTTATCAAGGAAAGCCATGCTACGTAGCTTATATCAACGATGTAACAACGATTAAGTCTATTGAGAGGAAGAGAAATGAGGCGCTAGTAGAACTTGATAAATCTTTACAGTTTCAAAAAGTAATTCAGCAAGGTGCTGCTTATGCCATTATTGCAACTACGGTAGATGGTATTATTAATAGCTTTAATCCAGCAGCAGAAAGACTGCTAGGGTATAAGCAAGAAGACCTTATAGGCAAAGAGACTCCAGCCCTGTTTCATGACTTAGAGGAAGTGGTTGAGAGAAGTGAGAAATATGGAAAGATTATCAATGAATCGATAGAACCAGGATTTAAAACTTTCAAATGTCTTACTGATGCGAGAATTCCGAATGAAGATGAATGGACCTATATTAACAAAAGTGGAAAAAGAATTCCTGTCTTACTCTCTATAACAGCTTTGAAGGATAGTAAGAGTGTCACAACAGGCTACCTAGGTATTGCAAAGGACATAACAGAGAGAAAACTTAAAGAGGTTGCACTCCAAAATGCGATAGAAGAAGCAGAGAGAGCTCTAGAGATAAAGAGTGAATTCTTGGCAAATATGTCTCATGAGGTGAGAACTCCAATGAATGGTATTCTTGGCATGACCTCTCTTTTAATGAATGATGTGAAAGATAAAGAAGTTCTTGAGGGCCTAGAAATAATTAATAAGAGTGCCTTATCTTTATTGGGGATTATAAATGATATATTAGATCTATCTAAGATAGAGTCAGGTAAGTTTAAAATTAATCCTATTCACTTTAGTTTCAAAAATTTAATTTCTGATAGAATCAAAGTAAATAAGGCTGCATTAAGTGGAAAGTCTATAAAGCTAGAGTCTAGCTACAATAGAGATGTTCCTGATGAGATTTATGCAGATGAACTAAGGTTAGAGCAGGTTATCAACAACCTATTAAGTAATGCAATTAAATTTACCTTCTCTGGAGAGATCAGGATTACTGTCGACATTGAGAAAGGGACTGATAGCAAGAACTATATTATTTGCTCTGTTGAGGATTCAGGCATTGGTATATCAAAGGATCAACAAGAAAATATATTTGATAGTTTCACACAGGCTGATAGTACGACCACTAGAAGGTTTGGTGGGACTGGACTTGGACTCGCAATAACAAGAAACTTAGTAGAATTGATGGGTGGAAGTATATGGTTAGAGAGCACAGAAGGCGAGGGTTCCCTATTTACTTTTAAAGTACCAGTAGAGGTATCTAGCCAAGCTAAGATTAGAAAAAACGAAACTAAAGGGCTTCCTTATGAGGCGACTCCAATAAAGACTCTAGTAGTAGAGGATAATCTCGTAAATCAGAAAGTAGTTTGTAGACTCTTGAGTAAGCTGGGAATTACTGCTGAGGTTGCCGCTAATGGCCAGGAGTGTTTAGAGGCATTAAGGAAGCAGAAGTTCGACTTAGTTTTAATGGATTGTCATATGCCAGTTCTTGATGGTTTTGAAGCTACAAGGGCAATTCTTAAAGAGTACAAAGAAGATCGTCCATATATTATTGCTGTAACAGCAAGTGCTATGTCTGAGGATGTTGCAAGGTGTCATGAGGTTGGAATGGATAGCTTTGTTTCTAAGCCTGTTTCAATCAACTCTATCAGAGAAGCTCTTGTAAAGTTCAAGAAAAGCTTGAAGTAG
- a CDS encoding cation diffusion facilitator family transporter, with translation MKSCCESKSTELDQLREKQKNVLIIVLIINFSMFLVEFFYGLLSNSTALLSDSLDMLGDATVYAFSLYVINKSVKWKAKAAILKGVIITLFGLYVFGEALYKAMSDVLPAAKTMGAVGLLALTANASCLFLLLRHREDDINMKSTWICSRNDIIANVGILLAAGLVYLLESKWPDIIIGMIIAGVFLRSAFAILGESLRIFKNAPENPQ, from the coding sequence ATGAAGAGTTGTTGCGAAAGTAAGAGTACGGAGTTAGATCAGCTTAGAGAGAAGCAGAAGAATGTTCTAATTATTGTACTTATTATTAATTTTTCAATGTTCTTAGTTGAATTCTTTTATGGACTACTCTCAAATTCTACAGCACTACTATCTGACTCGTTAGATATGCTTGGAGACGCCACAGTTTACGCCTTTAGCCTTTATGTAATTAATAAGAGTGTGAAGTGGAAGGCAAAAGCGGCGATCTTAAAAGGGGTAATAATCACTCTATTTGGTCTTTATGTATTTGGTGAAGCTCTTTATAAGGCAATGTCAGATGTATTACCTGCGGCAAAGACTATGGGGGCCGTTGGACTACTTGCACTAACAGCTAATGCAAGTTGCCTATTTCTTCTCCTAAGACATCGAGAAGATGACATTAATATGAAGTCTACTTGGATTTGTTCAAGGAATGACATTATTGCTAATGTAGGAATACTTCTAGCGGCAGGTCTCGTTTACCTACTAGAGAGCAAATGGCCTGATATTATAATTGGGATGATCATTGCTGGAGTATTTTTAAGGTCTGCCTTTGCTATCTTAGGAGAGTCTCTTAGAATCTTTAAGAACGCCCCAGAAAATCCACAATAA
- a CDS encoding VTT domain-containing protein, translating to MKANKKLIILILSICAIIFLAKQFGLADFATTQKLTLLLEGNLLLSSLIFIALFCVANLFYIPGWIIISAPILVFPTHIAYILILTGAITACCSSFFLISFFGKGLLNELKNKYANKALRQLEAHPIRTIFILRVLMQTNPALNYTLSMSRVKFKDYFLGTVLGLPVPVALYCLFYDFIVDFLGRS from the coding sequence ATGAAAGCAAATAAGAAATTAATTATATTAATCCTATCTATCTGTGCCATTATTTTCTTGGCAAAGCAATTTGGACTCGCAGATTTTGCAACAACACAGAAGTTAACCCTTTTACTAGAAGGGAATCTACTTCTTTCATCACTAATTTTTATCGCCCTCTTCTGTGTCGCAAATCTATTCTACATCCCAGGCTGGATTATAATAAGCGCCCCTATTCTAGTATTTCCAACACATATTGCATATATTCTCATCCTAACTGGTGCAATTACAGCTTGTTGCTCGAGTTTTTTTCTCATTAGCTTCTTTGGGAAAGGTCTCTTAAATGAGCTTAAGAATAAGTATGCGAATAAAGCTCTTAGACAGCTTGAAGCTCACCCAATCAGAACGATATTCATTCTAAGAGTATTAATGCAGACCAATCCGGCCCTAAACTACACATTATCAATGTCTAGAGTAAAATTTAAAGACTATTTTCTAGGCACAGTACTTGGACTACCGGTCCCGGTTGCCCTGTACTGCTTATTCTATGACTTTATTGTGGATTTTCTGGGGCGTTCTTAA